The segment TTCCGCTTCCACCAGGGCCAAAACCGCTTCGGCCTGGGCCAGGTCCAGCTTCCCGTTCATGTAGGCCCGGAAGGTGAACTCCCCAGGACCGGCCAGACGGGCTCCCGCCTTCATCAGGGCCTCCAGGACCCTCCGCAGCACCGCCGGGGAGCCGTGGGTCTGGAACTCGCAGACATCCTCCCCGGTGTAGGAACGCGGGGCGCGGAAGACGAGGAGGAGGGCCTGGTCCAGCACCTCCCCCGTATCCGGGTCCACCACCTCCCCCAGGGTAAAGCGCCCTCCTTTGAGCTTCCTGGGGTCCTTCCCCCGCCACACCCGGCTGGCCACCTCCAAGGCCCCCTCCCCGGAAAGCCGCACCACCCCGATGGCCCCTTTGCCCGGGGGGTGGCGATGGCGCAGATGGGGTCTTTCAGGTTCATGCGTCAGAGGGCTTTTTCCAAGGCCTCGAGGGTCAGGGCCACCTCCGCCTCCCCGTGGGCGATGGAGAGGAAGGCCGCCTCGAAGTTGGAGGGCGGCCAGTACACCCCCCGGTCCAAGAGGCCGTGGAAGAAGCGCCGGAAAAGCTCCGTGTCCGTGCGCTTAGCCTCGGTAAAGGTGCGCACCGGCCCCTCGGTAAAGAAGACGGTGAACATGGAGCCCACCCGGTTCACCGCGTGGGGGATGCCCTTGCGGGAGAGGATATCCTTGAGCCCTGCTTCCAGCTTCGCCCCCACCTCCTCGAGGCGGGCGTAGTACCCGGGGTTTTTCTCCAGAATCTCCAGGGTGGCCAGGCCCGCGGCCATGGCCAAAGGGTTCCCCGAAAGCGTGCCCGCCTGGTACACGGGGCCTAAGGGGGCCACCTTTTCCATGATCTCCCGCCTCCCCCCGTAGGCGGCGGCGGGAAGGCCGCCCCCCAGGATTTTGCCCAGGGTGACCAGGTCGGGCTTGAGGCCAAGCCGCTCCGTGGCCCCACCATAGGCCAGGCGGAAGCCCGTCATCACCTCGTCGGCAACGAGGAGAACGCCGTAGTCCTTGGCCTCGTGCAGGGCCTTCAGGAACTCCTCGGTGGGCACGAGGACCCCAGCGTTCCCCACCACCGGCTCGAAGATGATGGCGGCGATCTCCTCCCCCCGCGCCCGGAGGAGGGCGCGCAGGGCCTCGGGGTCGTTGTACTCCAGGACCAGGGTGAGCTGCGCGTACTCTTCCGGGACCCCGGCGCTAGAGGGCACCCCCAGGGTGAGGGCTCCGCTTCCCGCCTCCACCAAAAGCCCATCCGCATGCCCGTGGTAGTTGCCCCGGAACTTGACGATATACTTCCTCCCCGTATACCCCCGGGCCAGGCGCAGGGCGCTCATGGTGGCCTCGGTCCCCGAGTTCACGAAACGTACCAGCTCCACCTCCGGGTAGGCCCGTTTCACCGCCTGGGCCAGCTCGGCCTCGAGGGGATGGGGAGCCCCGAAGGTCAGACCCTGCTCCGCCACCTCCTTAACCCTCCTGACCACCTCCGGGTGGGCGTGGCCCAGGATCAAGGGCCCCCAGCTCAGCACGTAGTCCACGTACCGGTTCCCATCGACGTCCCACACGTAGGCTCCCTCCCCCCGCACCAGGAAGGGAGGGATACCCCCCACCGCCTTGAAGGCCCGCACCGGACTGCTGACTCCCCCCGGGATGTGCCGTTGCGCCTCGGCGAAGAGCCTCTCAGAAGTAGGCCGCTCCATACCCTAGTAGGTTAGCACCCGCCTCAGGGCGGCGAGAACCCTCCTGGCGCTCGGGCGGTAGTGGTGTTCGATGGCGCTGAAAGGGGGGTAGGGGGCATCGTATCCCGCCACCCGCACCACGGGAGCCTGGAGGTAATCGATGGCTCCCTCAGCGATGCGGGCGGCGATCTCGGCCCCAAACCCTCCGGTGCGCATGGCCTCGTAGACCACCACCGCCCGGCCGGTTTCCCGAACGGCTTCCAGAAGCGTATCCTCGTCCAAAGGGACCAGGGTTTCCAGGTCCACCACCATGACCTCCACGCCTTCCCGAGCCGCCACCTCCGCCGCCTCCAGCATCACCTCCACCATGCCCCCGTAACCGATGAGGGTGGCCGCACCTCCTTCCCGCACCACCCGGGCCCTGCCCAAGGGGAGGGTGTAGTAGCCCTCCGGCACCTCGGCCCGGGCACCCCGGTAGAGCTTGATGGCCTCCAGGAAGAAGACCGGGTCCTCGTCCTCTATGGCGGCGAGAAGGAGGCCTTTGGCCCTTTCAGGGCTCGAGGGAATCACCACCTTTACCCCAGGGGCATGGGCCAGAAGGGCCTCGGGGGAGTCCGCGTGCTGCTCAGGGGTGTGCACCCCACCCCCATAGGGGGCCCGCACCACCACGGGGAGGCCCACCCGACCCCGGGAGCGGTGGCGCCAGCGGCCCAGGTGGGAGAGGATCTGGTCCAGGGCGGGGTAGAGAAAACCCGCAAACTGGATCTCCGCCACCGGGCGCATCCCCCCCATGGCGAGGCCAATGGCCAGGCCCAGGATGCCGCTTTCCGCCAAGGGGGTATCGAACACCCGGCCCTCGCCGTATTTGGCCTGGAGGCCCTCCGTGACCCGGAATACCCCCCCAAGCCGCCCCACGTCCTCCCCGAAGACCAAAACCCTTTCGTCCCGAGCCAAGGCCAGGTCCAGGGCCTCGTTGATGGCCTGGACCAGGTTCAGCACCCTGGCCTTTTCCGCTACCATAGCTCCTCCACGTGCTTCCCTTGCCTCAAGGCCTCCCAGGCCCGTTTCTGGTCAGGGCCCATTTCCTTGTACACATGCTCCACGATCATCTCAGGGCTGGGCTCGGGAGCCTGGTCGGCCAAGGCCAGCTCCCGGGCAAACTCCTCCTCCAGCTCCCTCAAAAGGGCCTCCTCCGCATCCCCACCCC is part of the Thermus caldilimi genome and harbors:
- the hemL gene encoding glutamate-1-semialdehyde 2,1-aminomutase, encoding MERPTSERLFAEAQRHIPGGVSSPVRAFKAVGGIPPFLVRGEGAYVWDVDGNRYVDYVLSWGPLILGHAHPEVVRRVKEVAEQGLTFGAPHPLEAELAQAVKRAYPEVELVRFVNSGTEATMSALRLARGYTGRKYIVKFRGNYHGHADGLLVEAGSGALTLGVPSSAGVPEEYAQLTLVLEYNDPEALRALLRARGEEIAAIIFEPVVGNAGVLVPTEEFLKALHEAKDYGVLLVADEVMTGFRLAYGGATERLGLKPDLVTLGKILGGGLPAAAYGGRREIMEKVAPLGPVYQAGTLSGNPLAMAAGLATLEILEKNPGYYARLEEVGAKLEAGLKDILSRKGIPHAVNRVGSMFTVFFTEGPVRTFTEAKRTDTELFRRFFHGLLDRGVYWPPSNFEAAFLSIAHGEAEVALTLEALEKAL
- a CDS encoding alpha-ketoacid dehydrogenase subunit beta, with the protein product MVAEKARVLNLVQAINEALDLALARDERVLVFGEDVGRLGGVFRVTEGLQAKYGEGRVFDTPLAESGILGLAIGLAMGGMRPVAEIQFAGFLYPALDQILSHLGRWRHRSRGRVGLPVVVRAPYGGGVHTPEQHADSPEALLAHAPGVKVVIPSSPERAKGLLLAAIEDEDPVFFLEAIKLYRGARAEVPEGYYTLPLGRARVVREGGAATLIGYGGMVEVMLEAAEVAAREGVEVMVVDLETLVPLDEDTLLEAVRETGRAVVVYEAMRTGGFGAEIAARIAEGAIDYLQAPVVRVAGYDAPYPPFSAIEHHYRPSARRVLAALRRVLTY